Proteins from a genomic interval of Rosa chinensis cultivar Old Blush chromosome 2, RchiOBHm-V2, whole genome shotgun sequence:
- the LOC112187829 gene encoding probable disease resistance protein At5g66900, whose protein sequence is MVIICGAGLAVTFWTLCDSVKQVKDQILMFKPQLGDIKSTLDSLQPLIKEMAECEKELDGPEEELENLRVEMEGGVELIRKCSKASRFKQYKYGSRLVELSKSLQRLLGILKVQGIRDVKKALVSVRNVENVLHRIEGNCVIQNNQSEKNEGWCAVPEPPTITVGLDLPLRELKMKLFKDGVSMVILTAPGGCGKTTLATKLCQDAEVKDKFKSNVFFVTVSKKPNLYLIVKELYHRTGAQVPDFQSEVTSVSWLQKFLKQTGQNPMLLVLDDVWAGSEFILEKFDELKMTNYKILVTSRSAFPRFGSPYFLECLNREDAMALFHHAASLGDRSSYISEDLPRKIVERCMGYPLAITVVGRSLCGQPIEIWQKRVLEWSRGSSVLKSEHDLLDCLQRSLDALDEEKSLIRECFIDLGLFPEDKRISATVLIDMWAEVYGINEDISSIVNLYELASRSLANLAVTRKDNKDSDGYYTEHFVTQHDMLRELAILQMSQEPLQHRMRLMIDICGDNLPMWWKEQNYESLIARLVSISTDEEFSSKWQNLQLPEAEVLILNFQTKYYALPEFVEKMNKLKTLVLTSYGITPAELNNFQLVDSKPNLKRIRLERISIPSISRYPIQLKSLQKISLFMCRIGQGFGNGSIHISEAFPNLVEMNIDYCNDLVELPPQLCDLVQLKKLSVTNSHKLSALPEDIGNLVNLELLRLRCCTDLSELPGSVRNLKKLNLLDISDCFSIKELPEDIGELCNLERLNMRQCSRLNELPSSVLDLEQLKEVTCDEETEILWEPFLPFLKNIHMKVVKEDINLNWLHKAHC, encoded by the exons A TGGTGATAATCTGCGGAGCTGGTTTAGCGGTGACATTTTGGACGCTGTGTGATTCTGTTAAGCAAGTGAAAGACCAGATACTGATGTTCAAACCCCAACTCGGGGATATCAAGTCCACTCTGGACTCCTTGCAGCCACTGATCAAGGAGATGGCAGAGTGTGAGAAGGAACTGGATGGTCCAGAGGAGGAGCTAGAGAATCTTAGAGTGGAAATGGAGGGAGGAGTGGAGCTTATTCGCAAGTGCTCGAAAGCGAGCAGGTTCAAGCAGTATAAGTACGGCAGCAGGCTTGTTGAATTGAGCAAGTCACTTCAGAGGCTGTTGGGGatattgaaagtgcaggggatAAGGGATGTGAAGAAGGCATTGGTTTCGGTGAGGAACGTTGAGAATGTGCTGCACAGAATTGAAGGGAATTGTGTGATACAGAACAATCAGTCTGAAAAAAATGAAGGGTGGTGTGCTGTGCCTGAGCCTCCAACAATTACGGTTGGATTGGATTTGCCTTTgagggaattgaagatgaagcTCTTTAAGGACGGAGTGTCGATGGTGATACTTACTGCTCCAGGAGGATGCGGGAAAACTACATTGGCAACAAAGTTATGTCAAGATGCAGAAGTCAAAG ATAAATTCAAAAGCAATGTCTTCTTTGTTACTGTTTCAAAGAAGCCCAACTTGTACCTAATTGTAAAAGAGCTATATCATCGAACGGGTGCCCAGGTCCCCGATTTCCAAAGTGAAGTAACTTCAGTTAGCTGGCTGCAGAAATTTCTGAAGCAAACAGGTCAAAATCCTATGTTGTTGGTCCTGGATGATGTTTGGGCTGGATCAGAATTCATTCTTGAGAAGTTCGATGAATTAAAAATGACAAATTACAAGATATTGGTGACATCAAGGTCTGCTTTTCCAAGATTTGGTTCTCCATATTTTTTGGAATGTTTGAACCGCGAAGATGCAATGGCACTTTTTCACCATGCAGCATCCTTAGGTGATAGGAGCTCTTATATTTCTGAAGATCTTCCGAGAAAG ATAGTAGAACGTTGTATGGGATATCCACTTGCAATTACAGTTGTCGGAAGATCACTTTGCGGGCAGCCAATAGAGATTTGGCAAAAAAGAGTGTTGGAATGGTCTAGAGGTTCTTCTGTTCTTAAGTCTGAACATGATTTGCTTGATTGCCTCCAAAGAAGCTTAGATGCTTTGGATGAAGAGAAGTCTCTTATCAGGGAATGCTTCATAGACCTTGGTTTATTTCCTGAAGATAAAAGAATCTCAGCTACTGTCCTCATTGATATGTGGGCAGAGGTATATGGCATAAATGAGGACATTTCGTCCATTGTGAACCTCTATGAACTTGCCTCTCGGAGTTTGGCTAATCTGGCAGTCACAAG GAAGGACAACAAGGATAGTGATGGCTATTACACTGAACACTTTGTTACACAGCATGACATGCTTAGGGAGTTGGCTATCCTGCAGATGAGTCAGGAACCACTGCAACATAGAATGAGGCTCATGATTGACATATGTGGAGACAACCTTCCTATGTGGTGGAAAGAACAAAATTATGAATCCCTCATtgctcgccttgtatctatctCGACAG ATGAAGAGTTCTCATCTAAATGGCAAAACTTGCAACTACCAGAGGcagaggttttgattttgaacttTCAGACCAAGTATTATGCCTTACCAGAGTTTGTGGAGAAAATGAATAAATTGAAGACTCTAGTACTCACAAGTTATGGTATCACTCCGGCTGAGTTGAATAACTTTCAACTAGTTGATTCAAAACCGAATCTGAAGAGAATCAGATTAGAACGAATTTCAATTCCTTCCATAAGCAGGTATCCTATACAGTTGAAAAGTTTGCAAAAGATTTCTCTATTCATGTGTAGAATTGGCCAAGGTTTTGGTAATGGTTCCATCCATATATCAGAGGCGTTTCCAAATCTTGTTGAAATGAATATTGATTACTGCAATGATTTGGTGGAGTTGCCTCCTCAATTGTGTGACCTTGTTCAATTGAAGAAACTCAGTGTCACCAATTCTCATAAACTCTCTGCCTTACCTGAAGACATTGGAAATCTAGTAAATTTAGAGCTGTTGAGGCTCAGGTGTTGTACAGACTTGTCAGAGTTACCTGGCTCGGTCAGGAACCTCAAGAAGTTAAACTTGCTTGACATATCTGATTGCTTTAGCATTAAGGAATTGCCTGAAGACATTGGAGAATTGTGCAATTTAGAAAGGCTCAACATGAGACAGTGCTCGAGATTGAATGAGTTGCCTTCTTCAGTTTTGGATCTTGAACAGTTGAAGGAAGTGACATGTGATGAAGAGACTGAAATTTTATGGGAACCCTTTTTACCCTTTCTCAAGAACATACACATGAAGGTTGTGAAAGAAGATATCAACCTGAATTGGCTCCACAAGGCACATTGCTGA